Proteins from a single region of Irregularibacter muris:
- a CDS encoding M15 family metallopeptidase, with translation MKRALVLLLGLICLMSSACGIIPYQEGDINKKDENKPADPKVVSPMETSQEWTEKKVPQKQDQWNLLLVKKEYPLPEDFSVPELKQLKSGHMVDSRIYEDLQNMLDDAKAAGVSPIICSAYRSVERQTSLFNERVGKEKDLGKTEEEAAIAAAMVIAVPGTSEHNTGLAVDIVDIDYQLLNEEQENTPAQKWLMANSYKYGFILRYPKNKVEITGVIYEPWHYRYVGQEAAKEITEQGITLEEYLNRV, from the coding sequence ATGAAACGTGCACTAGTATTATTGCTGGGACTGATTTGTCTAATGTCATCAGCCTGTGGAATAATTCCCTACCAAGAGGGAGATATCAATAAAAAAGATGAAAACAAGCCCGCTGACCCAAAAGTTGTTTCTCCCATGGAAACATCCCAAGAATGGACGGAGAAGAAAGTGCCTCAAAAACAGGATCAGTGGAATCTGCTATTAGTCAAAAAGGAATATCCTTTGCCGGAAGATTTTAGTGTTCCAGAGCTTAAACAGCTTAAAAGTGGTCATATGGTTGATTCCCGCATTTACGAAGATCTGCAGAACATGCTGGATGACGCAAAAGCCGCGGGAGTATCGCCTATTATCTGTTCTGCCTATCGTTCTGTGGAACGTCAAACCTCTTTATTTAATGAGAGAGTGGGGAAAGAGAAAGACTTAGGGAAAACCGAAGAAGAAGCTGCCATCGCCGCCGCTATGGTTATTGCAGTTCCGGGCACTAGTGAGCATAATACAGGATTGGCGGTGGATATAGTAGATATAGACTACCAGCTTCTAAACGAAGAACAGGAGAATACCCCGGCACAAAAATGGCTGATGGCCAATTCTTATAAATATGGCTTTATTCTCCGCTACCCCAAGAATAAAGTAGAGATTACCGGTGTTATTTATGAACCGTGGCATTATCGGTATGTAGGTCAGGAGGCTGCTAAAGAAATCACTGAGCAGGGAATAACCTTGGAGGAATATTTAAATAGAGTCTAG
- a CDS encoding putative ABC transporter permease — translation MNRLVQLLVLFSIGGISYYFIEILWRGYSHISMFILGGLCFVTIGLVREHYFTPEIQILKQLAVSCFIITVLEFIFGFILNVKLGLGIWDYSGLKFNFMGQISLVSSIVWFFLSLPAIIFYDYIRYWLFREKKPSYKFI, via the coding sequence TTGAATCGACTAGTTCAACTTTTGGTATTATTCTCAATTGGCGGTATTTCATATTATTTTATTGAAATATTGTGGAGAGGATATTCTCATATAAGCATGTTTATTTTAGGCGGTTTATGTTTTGTGACAATAGGATTAGTAAGGGAACATTATTTTACGCCTGAAATCCAAATATTAAAACAGCTGGCTGTATCTTGTTTCATTATTACGGTTTTAGAATTTATCTTCGGATTCATTCTAAATGTGAAATTAGGATTAGGTATTTGGGATTATAGCGGTTTAAAATTCAACTTTATGGGTCAAATTTCTTTGGTATCTAGTATCGTATGGTTTTTTCTCTCCTTGCCAGCGATTATTTTTTATGACTATATACGCTATTGGCTATTTAGAGAGAAAAAACCATCTTACAAATTTATTTAA